AATCTTTCAGTATCTTTAATAGAAAATTGCAAACATGCGTAAAATCTTATTAGGTGCTGTTTTGGCATTGGTTATTGTATTTGGAATTAGGTACTGTGAGCATCAAAAAGATGAGCGCGAGCAGCTAGAAGCAAGTACGGCACTTATACAAACACAATTGCAAAATGTAGGAAAGCTTGTGGTAACAGAAGGAAATTACGCTCAGGTATTTTCATATAACGACTCTAAAGATTTATTATACGGCTTGGTTAAAGCTTATAAAAAAGCATTGGTAATAATTGATGCAAAAGCAAAGGTGAGCTATGATTTAAGTAAAATGGTGGTGACTACCAATGCAGAGAAAAAGAAAGTAATCATCTTATTTATTCCAGAACCAGAGTTGGATATAAACCCAAACATTAAATATTACGATGTTTCTCAAGATTACTTAAACCAATTTACAGAACGAGATTTTAATATCGTAAAAGAGCGTATAGAAGATGATTTGCGCAGAAAAATATCTAAGTCTGAACTTATGACAAATGCAGAGAACAGGCTAATTTCTGAACTTCAAAAAATATATATCCTTACAAACTCTATGGGTTGGACGTTAGAGTATGATGCAACACCCATTAATTCTTCAGAAGAGTTACAGCGGATAAAATTATAAAGTAAGTTATACTAAGGGCAATGAGAATTCCCTATTTATAAATAATTAAATTTATTTTCACTATTCACTATTCACTATTCACTATTCACTATTCACTATTCACTATTCACTATTCACTATTCACTATTCACTATTCACTATTCACTAATTTCTATATAACAATCTGTTACGTTTTAGCGTTATGATATACTCATAGATATCATCAATCAAAATCAATCATTATGTTACAACGCTTCTTCATCCTATGTTCTGGAGCAGATAATTCTTTATTAGAAACGTGTTCTAAAGGCGAGCAAAATAAATATGCCGGTATTGGCGCAACAGTATTTTTCACAGCAGTGATGGCTTTTTTAGCTTCTGCGTACGCACTCTATACGGTCTTTGATAATTATTTTGCTGCAATAGGGTTCGGTTTAGTTTGGGGTTTGCTCATATTTAACCTGGACCGCTATATAGTTTCAACAATTAAGAAAACAGGACGCTTTAGTAATGAGTTGTTCCAAGCAGCACCTCGACTTATTTTGGCAATAATCATAGCAATAGTTATTGCCAAGCCTTTAGAGCTTAAGATATTTGAAAAGGAAATAGATCGTGTCATACTAGAGCAGAAAAATGCATTTACTGTTGAAAATCAAAATCAGATAGCCACACAATTTTCTCCAGAAGTTGATGCTATTACAAATGAAATAGATGCTTTAAAGTCTGAAATAGCCACAAAAGAAAATGAGGTTAATGCACTTTATGATATTTATATAAGTGAAGCAGAAGGCACCTCTGGAACCCAAAAACTAGGAAAAGGTCCAGTTTATAAAGAAAAGCGCGATAAACACGATGCAGCTCTAGCAGATTTACAAGCTTTAAAGACGACCAACGCTTCTAAAATAGAAGCTTTAGAGGCACAAATAAGCACTCTCAAAACTAATTACGATACTAAAGTAGCAGACACACAACCAATAGTTGAAAATTTTGATGGTCTTATGGCACGCATTACAGCACTTGATACCTTACCTTGGTTACCATCATTTTTTATTTTTTTGCTATTTCTATGTATTGAAACTGCGCCAATTATAGCAAAACTATTAGCGCCTAGAGGAGAATATGATGTAAAGCTTAGTGAAGCCGAAGATGAGCTTAAGTCTTGGGCAACCCAAAAAGCACAACAACGAGCAAGCTTGATAAAAGCAGATCATATCTTAAATGATCGTGTGTACGGAGATATAAGCACAGAAGAAGAATTATACGCCTATAAAATGAAACGAGCTAGAGAGCTTATGAAACAACAGCAAGAGGCATTTTATAAAAGCCAGACTAAAGTGTTTTAATTATTAATTTTCATTGCAAGGTCCCACATAACAACACCAACGCTTACAGAAATATTTAAAGAGTGTTTACTGCCAAATTGTGGTATTTCAATAACAGCATCACTTTGTGATACAACATCTTGCTGCACGCCTTTTACTTCGTTTCCAAATACAACTGCATAGGTAGTGTTTGGTTCTGGTTTAAATGTGTTTAGCATTATAGCGTCTTCGGCTTGTTCAATAGCCAGTATTTTTACGTGGTCCTCTTTTAAGCGCTCTACCAAAGCAACTGTATCGTTTACATACTCCCAAACTACAGTTTCAGTAGCACCTAGGGCAGTTTTTCTAATGTCTTTATGTGGTGGTTGTGCAGTAATACCACATAAATAGATTTTTTCAATTAAAAATGCATCTGCTGTACGAAATACAGAACCTACATTATGAAAGCTTCTTACATTATCTAAGATGATAATAAGTGGTGTTTTTGTAGCGTCTTTAAATTCTTCAACCGTTTTACGATCTAGTTCTGCGTTTTTAAGCTTTCTGTGTTTCATAACTGCAAAGTTACAAACGAAACTAACGTTGTTACAATGCAATGACAAATGAAATTTTCACCTTCAAAATTTTAGCATTACCCAATACCTTATATTTGCCAACTTATGAGCGAAAAAAGAAAACAGCAAGCAAAACTTTTAAGAAACTTTAGAAGTATACATC
This region of Croceibacter atlanticus HTCC2559 genomic DNA includes:
- a CDS encoding DUF4230 domain-containing protein, whose protein sequence is MRKILLGAVLALVIVFGIRYCEHQKDEREQLEASTALIQTQLQNVGKLVVTEGNYAQVFSYNDSKDLLYGLVKAYKKALVIIDAKAKVSYDLSKMVVTTNAEKKKVIILFIPEPELDINPNIKYYDVSQDYLNQFTERDFNIVKERIEDDLRRKISKSELMTNAENRLISELQKIYILTNSMGWTLEYDATPINSSEELQRIKL
- a CDS encoding RNA methyltransferase; translated protein: MKHRKLKNAELDRKTVEEFKDATKTPLIIILDNVRSFHNVGSVFRTADAFLIEKIYLCGITAQPPHKDIRKTALGATETVVWEYVNDTVALVERLKEDHVKILAIEQAEDAIMLNTFKPEPNTTYAVVFGNEVKGVQQDVVSQSDAVIEIPQFGSKHSLNISVSVGVVMWDLAMKINN
- a CDS encoding DUF4407 domain-containing protein is translated as MLQRFFILCSGADNSLLETCSKGEQNKYAGIGATVFFTAVMAFLASAYALYTVFDNYFAAIGFGLVWGLLIFNLDRYIVSTIKKTGRFSNELFQAAPRLILAIIIAIVIAKPLELKIFEKEIDRVILEQKNAFTVENQNQIATQFSPEVDAITNEIDALKSEIATKENEVNALYDIYISEAEGTSGTQKLGKGPVYKEKRDKHDAALADLQALKTTNASKIEALEAQISTLKTNYDTKVADTQPIVENFDGLMARITALDTLPWLPSFFIFLLFLCIETAPIIAKLLAPRGEYDVKLSEAEDELKSWATQKAQQRASLIKADHILNDRVYGDISTEEELYAYKMKRARELMKQQQEAFYKSQTKVF